A region from the Gossypium hirsutum isolate 1008001.06 chromosome A08, Gossypium_hirsutum_v2.1, whole genome shotgun sequence genome encodes:
- the LOC107955895 gene encoding uncharacterized protein translates to MFNLQSTPPPAGVPPVAPTPPAAVVSAPPALSQIVAFEAYASSPPAPSTQPTPPIMPTSSTHEILTRLLNRGNKLCKGLGYTPMRGQGSWYERGNHSDCPNQVHQEKEGQGNCW, encoded by the exons atgtttaatttgcaaagtaCACCTCCACCAGCTGGAGTACCTCCAGTAGCTCCTACTCCACCAGCCGCAGTAGTTTCTGCTCCACCAGCTCTTTCCCAAATTGTTGCATTCGAAGCATATGCATCATCACCACCAGCTCCTTCAACACAACCAACTCCTCCCATCATGCCAACATCTTCAACACATGAAATACTTACAAGACTTCTTAATAGGGGAAACAAGCTGTGCAAGGGATTAGGTTATACACCGATGAGAGGACAAggat CCTGGTATGAGAGGGGAAACCATAGTGATTGCCCCAACCAAGTGCACCAAGAAAAGGAAGGACAAGGAAACTGCTGGTGA
- the LOC107946582 gene encoding IRK-interacting protein, giving the protein MAAAATASEIFKSKETDNNSNNEVSRKEIEAAIAKAVELRALHAALMLGNSPANLKYPSFSSPVSRPASHFSAQDYPVFTPSYEDEALTGYHTNNQVLSESGTETVLSDYKEEIWGSRKVFSPALPAFESHVCPADDHKSIPDSCANHVTLLRTSPGSTFYKSSRSRRNSLGDFKSLSTCNRCKPAVITTDSDTLVRNIKNSNTVVPLTDSHSSAQPQPKNRGVISWLFPKLKKKHKNESSPAPTESEEVSQIFKDLGMLSIEKLKRELMEAHENRDAALMEVAEMRSSLGQLNQKLEYLETYCEELKKALGQATQTKDSQINEKLGKGKSVNSMPVDEEVMVEGFLQIVSEARLSVKQLCKALVAQMEESDTTLMDNLNLVFQPYKLSLNSKYSKTVLYHLEAIINQSLFQDFENCVFQKNGSPKLLDPQQDRQAQFSSYVALRNLSWNEVVRKGTKYYSEEFSKFCDQKMSLIISTLNWTRPWPEQLLQAFFVAAKCIWLLHLLAFSFSPPLGILRVEENTTFDPQYMEDMLMERQKSHGGSRVKIMVMPGFYVQGRVLRCKVICRYKIVA; this is encoded by the exons ATGGCTGCTGCAGCTACTGCTTCCGAAATCTTTAAAAGCAAAGAGACTGATAATAACAGTAACAACGAAGTTAGCAGGAAAGAGATAGAGGCCGCCATTGCCAAGGCCGTGGAGCTTAGAGCTTTACATGCAGCTTTGATGCTAGGGAACAGCCCTGCAAATCTCAAGTACCCATCTTTTTCATCCCCTGTTTCACGCCCTGCTTCTCACTTCTCAGCTCAGGACTACCCTGTTTTCACTCCT AGTTATGAAGATGAAGCACTAACTGGCTACCATACAAATAACCAAGTATTATCTGAAAGTGGCACCGAAACTGTTTTATCAGATTACAAGGAGGAGATTTGGGGTTCAAGGAAAGTATTTTCTCCGGCTTTGCCTGCCTTTGAATCTCATGTATGTCCCGCTGATGATCATAAATCGATTCCCGATTCTTGTGCAAACCACGTCACTCTCCTTCGAACATCGCCCGGATCTACATTTTACAAGTCCAGTAGGAGCAGGCGAAACAGTTTGGGGGATTTCAAGTCTCTCTCAACTTGCAATAGATGCAAGCCCGCTGTTATAACCACCGACTCCGATACCCTGGTTAGGAACATCAAGAATTCCAATACGGTGGTGCCGCTCACCGACTCCCACTCCTCTGCCCAACCGCAGCCCAAGAACCGAGGGGTGATTTCATGGTTATTCCCTAAGTTGAAGAAGAAACACAAGAACGAGAGTTCGCCAGCTCCAACAGAATCCGAGGAAGTTTCGCAAATATTCAAGGACTTGGGCATGTTGTCGATTGAAAAACTGAAGAGAGAGCTGATGGAAGCACATGAGAATAGGGATGCTGCATTGATGGAAGTTGCTGAGATGAGATCTTCATTAGGACAGCTCAACCAGAAGTTGGAGTATCTAGAAACCTATTGTGAAGAGCTGAAGAAAGCCTTGGGGCAAGCAACACAAACAAAGGATTCTCAAATCAATGAAAAGCTCGGGAAAGGGAAATCCGTCAACTCGATGCCGGTGGATGAAGAGGTAATGGTAGAGGGTTTCTTGCAGATAGTATCCGAAGCAAGATTGTCAGTGAAACAGTTGTGCAAGGCACTTGTTGCACAAATGGAAGAGAGTGACACTACTTTAATGGACAACTTGAATTTGGTGTTCCaaccatataaactttcattgAATTCCAAGTACTCAAAGACGGTATTATACCATTTGGAAGCAATTATAAACCAATCATTGTTCCAAGATTTTGAGAATTGTGTGTTCCAGAAAAACGGGTCCCCAAAGCTGTTGGACCCTCAACAAGATCGCCAAGCCCAGTTTTCCTCCTATGTTGCACTTAGAAACCTCAGCTGGAATGAAGTGGTGAGGAAAGGGACTAAATATTACAGTGAAGAATTCAGTAAGTTTTGTGATCAGAAGATGAGTTTAATCATTTCAACGTTGAATTGGACCAGACCTTGGCCTGAACAGCTGCTTCAAGCTTTCTTCGTTGCAGCTAAATGCATATGGTTGCTTCATTTACTAGCTTTCTCATTCAGTCCACCATTAGGGATTTTAAGGGTTGAAGAAAATACAACCTTTGATCCACAGTACATGGAAGATATGTTGATGGAAAGGCAAAAGTCACATGGAGGGAGTCGGGTTAAGATAATGGTAATGCCAGGATTCTATGTTCAAGGAAGGGTTTTAAGGTGTAAGGTGATATGCAGATATAAAATTGTAGCTTAA